TCCGGCGGTGCGATGTGGCGAGGCACCCGTCTCATGGACCGTCCCGATCTGGAACGGCTGTCCCAGGACGTATAACCTGAGGTTGGAATATTCATAACGCTGCTGGCGTTATGGCTCGAGACATGCCCGGAGCCCGCGGGGGCTCCCCGAACGAAGGCGAGAAGCGTGCCCATCCTGAACGACGTCACCGAAGCCATCGGTAACACTCCGCTGGTCAAGATCAACCGCATCATCGACGAGCCGGAGGTGACGGTCGCCGCGAAGCTGGAGTACGGCAACCCGGGCGCCTCGGTGAAGGACCGCATCGGTGCCGCGATCATCGAGGCCGCCGAGAAGTCGGATGAGCTCAAGCCGGGCGGCACCATCGTCGAGGCCACCTCGGGCAACACCGGCATCGCGCTGGCGATGGTCGGTGCCGCGAAGGGCTACAAGGTCGTGCTCGCCATGCCCGAGACCATGTCGGCCGAGCGCAAGGCGCTGCTCAAGGCCTTCGGCGCCGAGCTGGTGCTGACGCCGGGCGCAGAGGGCATGAAGGGTGCGGTCAACCGCGCCAACGAGATCGCCGAAGAGCGCGGCGGCGTGCTCGCCCGGCAGTTCGCCAACGAGGCCAACCCGGCCGTGCACCGTCGGACGACCGCCGAGGAGATCTGGCGCGACACCGACGGCAAGGTCGACATCCTCGTGTCTGGCATCGGCACCGGCGGCACCATCACCGGTGTCGGCCAGGTGCTCAAGGAGCGCAA
This genomic stretch from Calidifontibacter indicus harbors:
- the cysK gene encoding cysteine synthase A, producing MPILNDVTEAIGNTPLVKINRIIDEPEVTVAAKLEYGNPGASVKDRIGAAIIEAAEKSDELKPGGTIVEATSGNTGIALAMVGAAKGYKVVLAMPETMSAERKALLKAFGAELVLTPGAEGMKGAVNRANEIAEERGGVLARQFANEANPAVHRRTTAEEIWRDTDGKVDILVSGIGTGGTITGVGQVLKERKPDVQIIAVEPEESPILNGGNPGPHKIQGLGANFVPEILDREVYDEVIDINAATSVEWARKAATQEGLLVGISSGAALAAAAQVAARPENKGKTIVVVIPSFGERYLSTILFEGILD